The genomic segment CCACCTTCGCCCGCAGGGCCTCCACACCAAGCTTCTGCACTGGCAACACTTGGCCTGCCCCACTGGCGGCCAGGCGGGCGGCAATGCCGGGCTGCTCGTTGGTGATGGGGATCGCCAGCACCGGAACGCCAGAGCCAAGGGCCGTCAGGGTGGTGTTGAGGCCCGCGTGGGTGATTACGAGGTTGGCCCGTTCGATCAGCCGTTGATGGGGCGCATAGGCCACCACCAGAGGGTTGCCGGGGAGCTGCAACGGTTGGCTCCTGGGATTGCCCAGGGAGATCACCAGCTGGGCCTCCAGGGGGGCGCAGGCTGCCGCGATCTGCGCAAAGATCTCCGGCAGTCCATTTTGCAGCGTCCCCAGGGAGGCATAGATCAGGGAGCGTCCGTCCAGCCGCTCCCAGGGGAAGGGCACGGCATCCCGCAACAGGGGTTCGCGGCCGGAGGGATCCGCCAACCGTCCCACGTAGTGAAAGTGGGGAGCCAGTTTCTCCCTCGGGAAATCAAAGGCCTGGGGCAACTGGGCCAGCTGCAGCAGAGGGGAAGCCGCCTCTTCTCGTCGCCGGTGCGGCACCAGCCCCAGCGCCTTGCGCTGTTCCTGCAGATCACGCCACAGGGGCTCCGTGAGTCGATCCAGCAGCGCGTTACCCAGTTGGTTGCGCCAGCGCGCCCAGGGCCGACGGCTTGGCCGCCAGCCCGTGAAGTAAGGCGGCACTGCGGCCTCACGATTTACCGGCAGGGCATTGCAAATGGTGAAAAACCGCAGGCCCAGCATCTCGGCCACCGTGCCGGCCGCCGGACTCAGCTGATCCACCAGCAGCAAATCGATGCCCGCCGTCGTGAGCGCCTGGGGCAGCTCGTTCAGGAGCATGACCTGCTCCCTGCCGAAGAAATCAACGGAGAAGTTCAGCCCCTCCAGCCCATTCAGCTTCCCCAGGGTGGCGAAGGCCTTCTCCACGGCCCCGGGCGGAAAGGGGGTCGACCCGATCGTCATCACCTCCAGCGGAATGTCCGCCAGCTGGCGGGCACCATCCGCCACAGTGAACACCACCACATCGTGGCCCCGCCGCTGCAGCTCCATCCCCAGCGCCACCATCGGGTTGAGATGGCCGATGGCCGGGGGCGACACGAGGCCGTAGCGGTGGGTCATGGGCTGGGTGTAACGGGGCTCTCCTGCGCATCATCCTCTCTGAAATGGCGCTGGCATCAGCCCAAACTGCCAAGACCGCAACCTGTTAGCAGTTGACATCGACATGAACCCCAAAAACTGAACCGGCCCTTATGGGAGATTGCTTACTGGTCAGATTTGGCCAGGGTAAGCCTCATAATATGAAAGCCCCCAACCACTAGGGTTAGTCATCTGGCAGATTAATAAGTTGATTAACAGGCTCAAAAAATTGCCAAGATCACCTGAAATGCAGTCAATGTCATCATCAAAATCATTGTAAAGCGAAGGCCACCGGTTCAAATCCGTTAGCCGGCTTTTTTACACAGATTGGTTGCAGAGCTCTGCTGCAGGGGATTTGGGGTGTTGGAGGCTGGGTTCGGGAGCGCAGCGGGTTGACG from the Cyanobium sp. WAJ14-Wanaka genome contains:
- a CDS encoding glycosyltransferase, translated to MTHRYGLVSPPAIGHLNPMVALGMELQRRGHDVVVFTVADGARQLADIPLEVMTIGSTPFPPGAVEKAFATLGKLNGLEGLNFSVDFFGREQVMLLNELPQALTTAGIDLLLVDQLSPAAGTVAEMLGLRFFTICNALPVNREAAVPPYFTGWRPSRRPWARWRNQLGNALLDRLTEPLWRDLQEQRKALGLVPHRRREEAASPLLQLAQLPQAFDFPREKLAPHFHYVGRLADPSGREPLLRDAVPFPWERLDGRSLIYASLGTLQNGLPEIFAQIAAACAPLEAQLVISLGNPRSQPLQLPGNPLVVAYAPHQRLIERANLVITHAGLNTTLTALGSGVPVLAIPITNEQPGIAARLAASGAGQVLPVQKLGVEALRAKVAEMLGNPSYREQARRLQAENQAAGGVVAAADLVEAASG